The proteins below come from a single Aegilops tauschii subsp. strangulata cultivar AL8/78 chromosome 6, Aet v6.0, whole genome shotgun sequence genomic window:
- the LOC109777085 gene encoding uncharacterized protein, whose translation MAKAGGGLIWATAEDLARNRPVVLSMYRQILRALNSPALPLGHAARLAKKAECRAIFIFGAEERSLHNIQDLLDAARHTLGLLNRGRLP comes from the coding sequence atgGCGAAGGCCGGCGGGGGCCTGATCTGGGCGACGGCAGAGGACCTGGCGCGGAACCGGCCGGTGGTGCTGTCCATGTACCGGCAGATCCTGCGGGCGCTCAACTCGCCGGCGCTGCCGCTGGGCCACGCGGCGCGGCTGGCCAAGAAGGCCGAGTGCCGCGCCATCTTCATCTTCGGCGCCGAGGAGAGGTCGCTGCACAACATCCAGGACCTCCTCGACGCCGCGCGCCACACCCTCGGCCTCCTCAACCGCGGCCGCCTCCCCTAG
- the LOC109777081 gene encoding oligopeptide transporter 4, with protein MGEIAADERGLAGGKGSELEEEETSPIEEVRLTVPPGDDPTLPVWTFRMWSIGLLSCALMSFLNQFFSYRTEPLIVTQITVQVASLPMGHFLARVLPRRRFRAPALLGGWEWSLNPGPFNMKEHVLISIFANAGYAFGNGNAYAVMIVDIIRAFYGRSISFIAAWLLITTTQVLGYGWAGLMRKYVVEPAHMWWPSTLVQVSLFRALHEKEESPKGSRQISRSKFFLVALICSFAWYVVPGYLFPALTSISWVCWVFSKSVTAQQLGSGMKGLGLGAFTLDWSAVSSFLFSPLISPFFATANIFVGYFCFLYVLVPTAYWGMNLYNAKTFPIFSSHLFMSNGSAYQITDIVNQQFQLDTEAYARLGRINLSTFFALSYGLSFATIASTITHVGIFYGKEIYHRFRASQQEEPDIHTKLMRKYDDIPAWWFYSLTVLSMTVSLILCTVLKDQVQLPWWGLLFACGMAFVFTLPISIITATTNQTPGLNVITEYAMGLIMPGYPIANVCFKVYGYMSMSQAVAFLSDFKLGHYMKIPPRSMFIVQFAGTLVAGTVNLSVAWWLLGSVENICQDQLLPPDSPWTCPGDRVFFDASVIWGLVGPKRIFGPHGNYEAVNWFFLIGAAGPVIVYIFHRIFPSQRWILMINLPVLIGATANMPPATAVNYNSWLLIGTIFNFFVFRYRKKWWQRYNYILSAALDAGVAFMAVLLYFTLTMENRTVNWWGTAGEHCPLASCPTAKGVDLGPDSVCPVF; from the exons ATGGGTGAGATAGCGGCGGACGAGCGCGGGCTCGCCGGCGGCAAGGGGTcggagttggaggaggaggagacgtccccgatCGAGGAGGTGCGGCTGACCGTGCCGCCCGGCGACGACCCGACGCTGCCGGTGTGGACGTTCCGGATGTGGAGCATCGGGCTGCTCTCCTGCGCGCTCATGAGCTTCCTCAACCAGTTCTTCTCCTACCGGACGGAGCCGCTGATCGTGACCCAGATCACGGTGCAGGTGGCGTCGCTGCCCATGGGCCACTTCCTGGCGCGCGTGCTGCCGCGCCGCAGGTTCCGGGCGCCGGCGCTGCTCGGCGGCTGGGAGTGGAGCCTCAACCCGGGGCCCTTCAACATGAAGGAGCACGTGCTCATCTCCATCTTCGCCAATGCCGGCTACGCCTTCGGCAACGGCAACGCCTACGCCGTCATGATCGTCGACATCATCCGCGCCTTCTACGGCCGCTCCATCTCCTTCATCGCCGCCTGGCTCCTCATCACCACCACCCAG GTGCTCGGGTACGGGTGGGCGGGGCTGATGCGCAAGTACGTGGTGGAGCCGGCGCACATGTGGTGGCCGAGTACGCTCGTGCAGGTCTCGCTCTTCCG GGCACTGCACGAGAAGGAGGAATCTCCCAAGGGCTCGCGGCAGATCTCCCGCTCCAAGTTCTTCCTGGTGGCGCTCATCTGCAGCTTCGCATGGTACGTCGTGCCGGGCTACCTCTTCCCGGCGCTCACCTCCATCTCATGGGTGTGCTGGGTCTTCTCCAAGTCCGTGACCGCCCAGCAGCTCGGCTCCGGCATGAAGGGCCTGGGCCTGGGAGCTTTCACGCTCGACTGGTCGGCCGTCTCCTCCTTCCTCTTCAGCCCGCTCATCTCGCCCTTCTTCGCCACCGCCAACATCTTCGTCGGCTACTTCTGCTTCCTTTACGTGCTTGTGCCCACGGCGTACTGGGGGATGAACCTCTACAACGCCAAGACGTTCCCCATATTCTCCTCGCACCTGTTCATGTCTAACGGGTCGGCATATCAAATCACTGACATTGTGAACCAGCAGTTCCAGCTTGACACGGAGGCCTATGCAAGGCTCGGAAGGATAAACCTCAGCACCTTCTTCGCGCTGTCTTATGGGCTCAGCTTCGCCACCATTGCCTCCACCATCACGCACGTCGGCATCTTCTACGGGAA GGAGATCTACCACCGGTTCCGTGCTTCGCAGCAGGAGGAGCCTGACATCCACACAAAGCTGATGAGGAAATATGACGACATACCAGCGTGGTGGTTCTACTCCCTGACAGTATTGTCAATGACAGTGTCCCTCATCCTCTGCACCGTCCTAAAGGACCAGGTTCAGCTCCCATGGTGGGGCCTCCTCTTCGCCTGTGGCATGGCCTTTGTCTTCACGCTCCCCATAAGCATCATTACTGCAACCACTAACCAG ACTCCTGGCCTGAATGTCATCACTGAATACGCCATGGGGCTAATAATGCCGGGATACCCCATCGCCAATGTCTGCTTCAAGGTGTACGGCTACATGAGCATGTCGCAAGCAGTAGCATTCCTCTCAGATTTCAAGCTCGGACACTACATGAAGATACCTCCAAGATCAATGTTCATTGTTCAG TTTGCCGGTACACTGGTGGCCGGGACTGTTAACCTCAGCGTGGCATGGTGGCTACTTGGGTCTGTCGAGAACATCTGCCAGGACCAACTGCTGCCACCAGACAGCCCATGGACATGCCCTGGTGACCGTGTCTTCTTTGATGCATCGGTCATCTGGGGCCTTGTTGGCCCGAAGCGCATTTTCGGGCCACATGGTAACTACGAAGCCGTCAACTGGTTCTTCCTCATCGGCGCAGCAGGCCCTGTCATCGTGTACATCTTCCACAGGATATTCCCCAGTCAGAGGTGGATACTGATGATAAACCTGCCGGTGCTCATCGGCGCTACAGCCAACATGCCACCAGCGACGGCCGTGAATTACAACTCATGGCTGCTGATAGGCACCATCTTCAACTTCTTCGTGTTCCGGTACCGGAAGAAGTGGTGGCAGAGGTACAACTACATCCTCTCTGCCGCGCTCGATGCAGGCGTCGCGTTCATGGCGGTGCTGCTGTACTTCACACTGACCATGGAGAACCGGACAGTCAACTGGTGGGGCACGGCGGGTGAGCACTGTCCTCTGGCCTCATGCCCCACTGCTAAAGGGGTGGACTTGGGCCCGGATAGTGTGTGCCCTGTGTTCTAA